The stretch of DNA AAACCGCCCGGATAGGCCGCGGTCTTCAGCATGATCGGCGGCACCGCGCCCACCAGCACCGCCTTGGCCACGCGCCCTTCGCCATAGCGGGCCACATAGGCCGCCACCACGCCGCCGCCGGTCGAATGACCGATATGCACCGCATCATGCAGGTCAAGATGGCGCACCAGCACGGCCGTGTCGCTGGCATAAGTGTCCATGTCATTGCCGTTCATGGTCTGGCTGGAACGGCCATGGCCGCGCCGGTCAAAGGCGATGACGCGAAAGCCCTGTTCAAGGAAGAACATCATCTGGGCATCCCAATCGTCGGCCGTCAGCGGCCAACCGTGATGGAAGACGATGGGCTGGCCGGTGCCCCAATCCTTGTAATAGAGCCGTGCGCCATCGGGGGTGGTGACATAGCCGTCACCGACGCGCGCCGTGTTGGCCGAATTGGCCGCCTTTTTCGGCGCTGCGGCCAGCGTGGGGGTCTGGCTGACCAGCGCGGCGGTGCCGGCCATGGCGCCGACGGTGGTGAGCAGATGACGGCGGGAAAGATCCTGAGCAGCTTGGGTCATGATACACCTCGGGGGAAGGAAGAGTGAGAGGGAATGGCGGGGAAAATGGCAGGCAGGGCTCGCGCTCGCTTGGCGATCCGCGCGGGATTTTGGACAATTCAGCGATATTCAGGCCGTTGGGGCGGGGCCGAAACCCCGCCCTTTGCGGCATCAGGCAGCATCGACAAGAACGATCTCGCTGTCCTCGATGGCCGTGACGCGCAGCACTTCGACATCGCTGATCGCCACGCCGTCGCGGGCATTGACGCGGATGTCATCAATCTGCACCGCGCCGGTGGCGGGCACCAGATAGGCCTTGCGGGTCGCGCCCAGCCGATATTCCGCGCTTTCGCCCGCCTTGAGCGTGGCGCCCACCACGCGGGCATTGGTGCGGATGGGCAGAGCGTCGGCATCCTCGGCATAGCCGCTGGCCAGCGTCACGAAATGACCCGAACGTTCGCCCTTGGGGAAAGGCTTGGCGCCCCATTGCGGCGCGTCGCCCTGATGGGTGGGGATGATCCAGATCTGGAAGATCTTCGTGGTGATGTCCTCCAGATTGTATTCCGAATGGCGGATGCCGGTGCCCGCGCTCATTACCTGGACGTCGCCGGCCTCGGTGCGGCCCTTGTTGCCCAGATTGTCCTGATGGGTGATCGCGCCTTCGCGGACATAAGTGATGATTTCCATGTCGCGGTGCGGGTGGGGCGGGAAACCGGTGCCCGGAGCGATCGTGTCATCATTCCACACGCGCAGATTGCCCCAGTGGACGCGGGCCGGATCGTGATATTCGGCAAAGGAAAAATGATGGTGCGCATCCAGCCAGCCATGGTTGGCCGCGCCAAGGGTTTCAAAGGGGCGATGTTCGATCATGGGTTATCTCCTGTGGGGCGTTTCGGGGAAGCGCCCTTGCTGAAAACCGATTTAGCCCTTGCGGCCCGTTCTGATCAGAGGGATAAAATGATCGATAACGTTCGAGAAAATTGAAAAGCGAGATTCGCGCATGAACAATCCGGGCACCCCCACCTTCGACC from Novosphingobium humi encodes:
- a CDS encoding pirin family protein encodes the protein MIEHRPFETLGAANHGWLDAHHHFSFAEYHDPARVHWGNLRVWNDDTIAPGTGFPPHPHRDMEIITYVREGAITHQDNLGNKGRTEAGDVQVMSAGTGIRHSEYNLEDITTKIFQIWIIPTHQGDAPQWGAKPFPKGERSGHFVTLASGYAEDADALPIRTNARVVGATLKAGESAEYRLGATRKAYLVPATGAVQIDDIRVNARDGVAISDVEVLRVTAIEDSEIVLVDAA
- a CDS encoding alpha/beta fold hydrolase; this encodes MTQAAQDLSRRHLLTTVGAMAGTAALVSQTPTLAAAPKKAANSANTARVGDGYVTTPDGARLYYKDWGTGQPIVFHHGWPLTADDWDAQMMFFLEQGFRVIAFDRRGHGRSSQTMNGNDMDTYASDTAVLVRHLDLHDAVHIGHSTGGGVVAAYVARYGEGRVAKAVLVGAVPPIMLKTAAYPGGLPLSVFDGFRKALAENRADFFWNVPVPFYGFNRPGQSVNEAIRQNWWRQGMMGGAKAQYDSIKAFSETDQTEDLKAINVPVLIQHGDDDQIVPVAASAHLQAKLIRNNTLKIYPGYPHGMLTTHADVLNRDILAFIKG